From the genome of Leguminivora glycinivorella isolate SPB_JAAS2020 chromosome Z, LegGlyc_1.1, whole genome shotgun sequence, one region includes:
- the LOC125241754 gene encoding uncharacterized protein LOC125241754 — protein MNKTVEENMMNPGSDEPSSGLNGRLRPRKSNIPSPHLTKLVRKSEGRSSQERAKRTSAASKTPPNKTDDLATKSDSILLCPYCDKNFASKQTLSKHVRRMHAASSKQDSIACLFCGHYEAEANDIIRHMAETHPQQYFACLNCHTRFSTTVELAEHKNKSCETKLPYRSRLRQKVSTSVKETHKDEYGNDSKVFTDGHSFNGVVISCELKPAVVSDGADIEDNITTNLILPPSKSLGSSTIIEKSAVIVLDDIQWNKRIPPNFSFHNTDADQILSRLGVVHRSPRTGESTKKDWKNLDETTQKFEKCFDTSFYSKVASNVQENLSKFLDGSFNFNPDPDSTIKTRKSKNSVVINTAEGFPILLASEQYSRNAFDRYMPRAIAPKHKWKWDNLESDKGPINPDQIKRDSHTNNCIISLVSSLDIWTQLRMRRKFEEKFGCPPLEKKTEKQTIISNELKDILESRELPTPSSQVMKITKKAAESKGRGDFPLSLGLTPSTSTYELPPAVLSGEWVRPRCYVCCACGAQSSDSRAVSAHVSTHHPNAQVQHYEIVGEQLLNADILKHLYVPPSQMCNRTRPPRGFRECTKCRKSITLEDLHQHMLDCAGDTPAVRRKCRYRPFGVRRRRPRLPDNTIRKKIRKDIRTRQTRPKTIIRPRPIRTEVGDAETIRKMIADLPAKRHRVLVNPTNPSLRPRIKQRPKILMKRRQSDDRSKRLKRNKESSQTRPRPGTPLNDATSTKSDEDNKPLKPKMRRVASKTQRRSEPEKRKTTVLTRAKRLKRQVKKVSKNDFPIDATNSACSSKTVMTEGISFEKAPQRIDVNKDEFKTREHAGQGQGNSNNRGGQRAGNSSQNGNSRNRCAPASNVPLKHSIARLTADSEKHDKSVQFHQLFLIQQECNNVNQHVQSGQQLLFENEAAVLTLDKPPLHYNTKGALDALQKNKLNKPRKGLNACIAMLKNKLVEPAAESTIPAGHVSVQCGDDEPLYTKPPTPKLSTATLVSDVETVSTIKTSQNKSVSPVQEVETLQFKHELKNINVEVSGVMPVQTLNHGSKSIEDNMKNIDQTTSQKKCEVPISDKQLPAKALPSRRKSQVNEVRTMELPSQHVPIPQVNAEKGRTAPETMVSLEVVPVAAKGKVQESSKPLIDKSDSNTWPNTATNTGTDKQITNEEISSSVQTCGTPSNLSFEENKMLPDLAKPIMSNHRNTNEKELTIKEHSNVYYGNCLNLQQQTDQPSDSEYGRNVTVENFSSAEFNHVPVNNRPAHASTHVESIVSIPLDLSGKPSNINASQDLSNTQNTYLIGTTYDTYETLDLSNKSQDLDYTGQTISLPSDEIVDLSLKTSQLKSVDSEILSKDDVTDLSLKSCLDIPTDLTIKKKVTDSTKPFVAMSKLLTTRESAPKKEIRADKAVKPQIVDKISQLPLADLNMKDKKHSCINLTTANENAIIADDVPPSKTDNYMNTTLRTELSLEKVHENVPSDLSHQQRFEDTLIGSTGKQHISESSSKKECDADKNQENNFHGLPGTSDRTFQMQKPIYDPTLRIPQYKIRVAGSSDNTPKKDISPINMKSPPTFPLVTNYSDVTQNYAQSVLTTTSDGRSSLGIPEKLPFTFTSPSLNTGNIYAITNAGITSHMNKFESTTPVYTLAKACISVTKIESTISTTLTNSLLSIPGTTIANTTPVYTLAGTTIGIQGNYSHLVSAVPANSSNQKNDEVMPPGTSSKTYEKDLEIRNEKVISTNVLSNADQDPETARKIALLPKELVDVLGNMPVDHRNRLLNILPQYVSTSTSDSSLKSELSNQSESTSKLTTLSEPNENKLSRVLKNNQESESKTTSLLHSSNSGKPSNIESVALRPSLEHPALNRSLSSDDNVVSDESYTIQAHNISKDEPQNEGIIKSDTLPEISLTASTNRLSISHSVSVDKIIDLTEDEAVSRTEIHNEPIVELPAQISLPVQPKRNKSNNDQTASLRAVRIKAPSARQRSIDSQLPKYTSMAPILTSKINSNEQDNEVEKSLHVNVSLNTDISLAIQQAEVSSTQHSNKNVAAECKFPSVTSPNVQESSLDETNSCTRRLSTASKDENIKIDDVQNITSVVKTTLVTSSVLNSEFKKDPPQVTNEYISHKSDISDTKYVHSIKPISSENNDLYKNSEAITKPTLDISELYGLPVNCSTPMTGKVKETLVTSPERRLSVITSEGQEDSDDDLSLAVICKQKRKNILRIDEIKDLNNSKKDDNNTPKKKGKKSKKNEKNILIARDSTGSNNNSVISVSLDNDKPKSFIDMESEQHPTKATLGESLKQKNRKMRRKTIAKNTESDTNDAEPKSDMDSVAVYNKDDEVRFGGSVVEDQSCKLNDDSKQYITSSRKRSKVNDDIIIKDVVNADMMQENSDVSKTKASPVRQKNKKKKRSPTSQPDSITGSNHDEKKNEATEAISNNEKGDSNLSVPTNTKELESIACLEDTSRSIVSSNMDKINLPAVVIPLTSCSSLAEATIMTTPLRRSRRVRSRNNSVTGEELHVDTVQENRTPLTKKQLIFSKLLLDEEKLLDEEKILDEEKKLKSPETDNVDGDKRSSVENDDNLRKSTSEVDTSNVIEDNVTHSNDKEKIKSVKRKKSANIKRRVKKKKPTNTQFSCDEDEVESTDNTMKDQTKDCTTISNERQKPCETLDRSLEESNMCVASTSDAGSLTSPIEKQTEVDSALSIEKRKSGDLPLVELLSSSQPKKIKLNATEDVSDVQCVINEDQSPFAKEPLSPSHSMSNTNNTVDGNISNSKNVIEEADTIPNKDEEKQLGPKSNENSSRPKTCYNMPAAGRRTRSKSAVIKSVVYDPYDIDLDDMIEHAEPLRQLKTSTEYRSSINAKPSTCSKEAKSVKDCEEYSKKIEFSTKNDESDSDDSSKSDVPLKKYVEEKEKSILNHKNNVENELDSDLKLSKKNSISDKKNRRTLGVCNTEEGIAQDETEQELRSEQFMESFGFFSERKPRKSNLLATKKISETFHIIANDELKRKEKNAKKERNTQNENRKSVDRDNNSKGTKQIVSKKTVKRGRKKKFDYRHYTDFLQYM, from the exons ATGAACAa GACTGTAGAAGAAAACATGATGAATCCGGGGTCAGATGAACCATCGTCTGGATTAAATGGAAGGCTTAGGCCCAGGAAGTCGAACATTCCCAGTCCGCATCTTACCAAACTCGTCCGAAAGTCTGAAGGAAGAAGTAGCCAAGAAAGGGCTAAGCGAACTAGTGCCGCATCCAAAACGCCGCCAAATAAAACAGATGATCTCGCAACTAAGTCTGATTCTATACTTTTATGTCCATACTGCGACAAAAATTTTGCTTCTAAACAAACCTTGTCCAAACATGTGCGGCGAATGCATGCAGCTAGTTCGAAGCAGGACAGCATCGCCTGTCTGTTTTGTGGCCACTACGAGGCCGAAGCGAATGACATTATTCGCCACATGGCGGAAACCCATCCCCAACAATACTTTGCTTGTCTGAACTGCCATACTCGATTTTCCACCACAGTCGAACTTGCTGAACATAAAAACAAATCGTGCGAAACTAAGTTACCTTACCGCAGCAGGCTTCGCCAGAAAGTTTCAACGTCAGTAAAAGAAACGCACAAAGATGAATATGGAAATGACAGTAAAGTTTTTACTGACGGACACAGCTTTAATGGAGTCGTGATTTCTTGTGAACTAAAACCGGCTGTAGTAAGCGATGGTGCTGATATTGAAGATAATATAACAACGAATTTAATTTTGCCTCCGAGCAAAAGTCTAGGTAGTAGTACGATAATAGAGAAGAGTGCTGTTATCGTGTTAGACGACATCCAGTGGAATAAGCGTATCCCGCCAAATTTCTCGTTTCATAACACTGATGCCGACCAGATTCTGTCGCGGCTAGGTGTCGTGCACCGTTCGCCTAGAACTGGTGAGTCCACTAAAAAAGATTGGAAAAACTTGGATGAAACGACACAAAAGTTCGAAAAATGTTTCGACACTAGTTTTTACTCCAAAGTGGCAAGTAACGTCCAGGAAAACTTGAGCAAATTTTTAGACGGATCTTTCAATTTCAATCCTGATCCAGACAGTACTATTAAAACTAGAAAGTCAAAAAACAGTGTTGTCATAAATACTGCCGAAGGATTTCCTATACTCCTTGCAAGTGAGCAATATTCACGTAACGCATTTGATCGATATATGCCCAGGGCGATTGCTCCTAAACACAAGTGGAAATGGGACAATTTGGAAAGCGATAAAGGTCCTATAAATCCCGACCAAATCAAGCGCGACTCGCACACAAACAATTGCATTATATCTTTGGTCTCCAGTTTAGATATTTGGACCCAACTACGTATGCGAAGAAAATTTGAAGAGAAATTTGGCTGTCCACCCCTAGAAAAAAAGACTGAAAAGCAAACAATTATAAGTAACGAGCTGAAAGATATACTCGAAAGCAGGGAACTTCCTACTCCGTCATCGCAAGTGatgaaaataacaaaaaaagcaGCTGAAAGCAAGGGGCGGGGCGATTTTCCCTTGTCGCTGGGGCTTACACCTTCGACCTCCACGTACGAGCTGCCGCCGGCCGTGCTGAGCGGCGAGTGGGTGCGCCCGCGCTGCTACGTGTGCTGCGCTTGTGGCGCGCAGAGCAGCGACTCACGCGCCGTCTCCGCGCACGTCTCTACGCACCATCCCAACGCCCAAGTACAGCATTATGAAATTGTTGGGGAGCAGCTGTTGAACGCCGACATATTGAAGCATCTCTATGTGCCGCCTAGTCAGATGTGCAATCGGACGCGCCCACCTCGGGGTTTCAGAGAGTGTACCAAATGTAGAAAATCCATTACGCTCGAGGATCTGCACCAGCACATGTTGGACTGTGCCGGAGACACTCCAGCCGTGCGCAGGAAATGTCGATATAGGCCTTTCGGAGTACGACGTCGCCGCCCGCGTCTGCCCGATAACACCATAAGAAAAAAGATTCGTAAGGATATTCGAACCAGACAGACGAGGCCGAAGACCATTATAAGACCTCGACCTATTAGAACCGAAGTTGGAGACG CCGAAACAATCAGAAAAATGATAGCAGACTTGCCTGCGAAGCGTCACCGGGTACTTGTAAATCCAACTAATCCATCTTTACGGCCTCGCATCAAACAAAGACCAAAAATTTTAATGAAGAGACGCCAGTCTGATGATCGCAGCAAACGTCTAAAACGAAACAAGGAAAGTAGTCAAACCCGCCCGAGACCGGGTACACCCCTTAATGACGCCACCTCGACCAAAAGCGACGAAGATAACAAACCATTAAAACCTAAAATGAGACGTGTGGCGAGCAAGACTCAACGACGCTCCGAACCAGAAAAGAGAAAAACTACAGTGCTCACCAGAGCAAAACGTCTCAAACGCCAAGTGAAAAAagtatcaaaaaacgattttccTATAGACGCAACCAATTCTGCTTGCAGTTCAAAAACTGTTATGACAGAGGGCATCTCGTTTGAAAAGGCCCCACAAAGAATCGATGTTAATAAAGACGAATTTAAGACAAGAGAACATGCGGGGCAAGGTCAAGGAAACTCAAACAACCGAGGCGGGCAGCGAGCAGGGAACAGTAGTCAAAACGGTAATTCAAGGAACCGCTGTGCCCCAGCTTCAAACGTCCCGCTTAAACATTCAATAGCTCGCCTGACGGCAGATTCGGAAAAACATGACAAGTCTGTGCAATTTCACCAGCTCTTTCTAATCCAGCAAGAGTGTAACAATGTTAATCAACATGTGCAGTCAGGTCAACAACTACTATTTGAAAACGAAGCGGCTGTTCTCACTTTGGATAAACCCCCTTTACACTACAACACTAAAGGGGCACTTGATGCTCTTCAAAAGAATAAATTGAACAAGCCTAGAAAGGGACTTAATGCTTGCATTGCAATGCTGAAGAATAAATTAGTTGAGCCCGCTGCTGAATCCACTATACCTGCGGGGCATGTTTCTGTGCAATGTGGTGATGACGAACCACTCTATACAAAACCACCTACTCCAAAGCTGTCTACTGCCACTTTAGTGAGTGATGTTGAAACGGTGTCAACTATTAAAACTAGTCAAAATAAAAGTGTTTCACCTGTACAGGAAGTAGAGACGCTTCAATTCAAACatgagttaaaaaatattaatgttgaGGTTTCGGGTGTGATGCCAGTTCAAACGCTCAACCATGGTTCAAAAAGCATAGAAgacaatatgaaaaatatagaTCAGACAACATCGCAGAAAAAATGTGAAGTCCCAATATCAGACAAACAACTTCCGGCAAAAGCTTTGCCTAGTCGCCGAAAATCTCAAGTCAATGAGGTTAGAACGATGGAACTACCTTCTCAACATGTTCCAATACCTCAAGTGAATGCAGAAAAAGGCCGCACTGCTCCTGAAACCATGGTTTCCCTTGAAGTAGTCCCCGTGGCAGCTAAAGGAAAGGTTCAGGAAAGCTCTAAGCCCCTTATAGATAAAAGTGATTCAAATACGTGGCCAAACACAGCTACCAACACTGGTACAGATAAGCAAATCACAAATGAAGAAATATCATCTTCAGTACAAACGTGTGGTACCCCAAGTAATCTGTCTTTtgaagaaaataaaatgttacctGACCTTGCTAAGCCAATTATGTCTAATCATCGAAACACAAACGAGAAGGAACTAACTATAAAGGAACATAGTAATGTATATTACGGGAATTGTTTGAATCTCCAACAGCAAACCGATCAACCTTCAGATTCTGAATACGGTCGCAATGTGACTGTTGAGAACTTTTCTAGTGCAGAGTTTAACCATGTACCGGTTAACAATCGACCCGCACACGCCAGTACTCACGTTGAGTCTATTGTTTCGATTCCACTTGATTTATCAGGAAAACCGAGCAACATTAATGCCTCGCAAGATTTGTCAAACACTCAAAACACTTACTTGATAGGCACGACTTATGATACTTACGAAACTTTAGATTTATCGAATAAGAGCCAAGACTTGGACTATACAGGGCAGACAATTTCTTTACCTAGTGACGAAATAGTTGATTTGAGCTTAAAGACTTCACAGTTAAAGTCAGTTGATAGTGAGATTTTAAGTAAAGATGACGTCACCGATCTGTCTCTCAAAAGTTGTCTCGATATTCCAACAGATCTTACAATTAAGAAGAAAGTAACGGATTCCACAAAACCTTTTGTGGCCATGTCAAAACTCCTAACGACTCGAGAATCTGCCCCGAAAAAAGAGATACGCGCCGATAAAGCTGTGAAGCCTCAAATTGTTGACAAAATTTCTCAGTTGCCCCTTGCAGACCTTAATATGAAAGATAAAAAACATAGTTGCATAAATTTGACTACAGCAAATGAAAATGCTATCATAGCAGATGACGTACCACCTTCAAAAACAGATAATTATATGAATACTACACTACGTACAGAACTCTCTTTAGAGAAAGTTCATGAGAATGTACCATCTGATTTATCACACCAGCAGAGATTTGAAGATACTTTAATAGGGTCCACTGGAAAACAACATATTTCTGAATCTTCTAGTAAAAAAGAATGTGATGCTGACAAAAACCAAGAAAACAATTTTCACGGGCTTCCAGGAACTTCTGATAGAACATTTCAAATGCAAAAACCTATTTACGATCCCACCTTAAGAATACCGCAATATAAGATTAGGGTTGCAGGCTCTAGTGATAATACTCCCAAGAAAGACATATCTCCTATTAATATGAAGTCACCTCCAACTTTCCCGTTGGTTACTAATTACTCTGACGTAACCCAAAATTATGCCCAAAGTGTGCTTACCACAACATCAGACGGAAGATCGTCCCTTGGCATTCCAGAGAAATTACCATTTACCTTTACCTCGCCCAGTTTAAATACTGGTAATATATACGCTATAACAAACGCAGGAATTACATCGCATATGAATAAGTTTGAGAGTACTACACCCGTGTACACATTAGCTAAAGCATGCATTTCTGTTACCAAAATTGAATCTACTATTTCGACAACGTTGACAAACTCTTTGTTGAGTATACCTGGAACTACAATAGCAAATACTACACCCGTTTATACGTTGGCTGGAACTACTATCGGTATACAAGGAAATTATTCTCACTTAGTATCTGCGGTTCCTGCTAATTCATCAAACCAGAAAAATGATGAAGTAATGCCTCCTGGGACCAGCAGTAAGACATATGAAAAAGATTTGGAAATTCGTAACGAGAAAGTTATCAGTACAAATGTATTATCAAATGCGGACCAAGATCCTGAAACAGCCAGAAAAATTGCTCTTTTACCTAAAGAATTGGTTGACGTTTTAGGCAACATGCCCGTAGACCACCGAAACAGATTACTTAATATTTTGCCTCAGTACGTGTCAACGTCTACCTCAGATAGTAGCCTAAAAAGCGAACTTTCTAATCAGTCTGAATCTACTAGCAAGTTGACTACATTATCAGAGCCGAATGAAAACAAGCTATCCAGAGTACTAAAAAATAACCAAGAATCGGAATCAAAAACGACTTCCCTTCTTCATTCGTCTAATTCTGGTAAACCTTCAAACATTGAGAGCGTTGCATTACGGCCGTCTTTAGAGCACCCTGCACTTAATCGATCGCTTTCTTCGGATGACAATGTAGTTTCGGATGAATCTTACACTATACaagcacataatatttcaaaAGATGAACCTCAAAATGAAGGAATTATAAAATCGGACACATTGCCAGAAATTTCTTTGACTGCTTCGACGAATAGGTTGTCCATTAGCCATAGTGTATCGGTGGATAAGATAATAGATTTGACAGAGGATGAAGCTGTGTCACGCACAGAAATACATAACGAACCTATTGTAGAACTGCCAGCGCAGATATCCTTACCAGTACAGCCCAAACGTAACAAAAGCAACAACGACCAAACGGCTAGTCTAAGAGCAGTCCGGATCAAAGCTCCATCTGCAAGACAAAGATCAATTGACAGCCAACTGCCAAAGTATACATCTATGGCACCTATATTAACTAGTAAAATCAACAGCAATGAACAGGACAACGAGGTCGAGAAGTCTTTGCATGTTAATGTCTCACTAAATACTGACATATCTCTAGCCATTCAACAAGCAGAAGTTAGCAGCACTCAACACAGTAACAAAAATGTAGCTGCTGAATGCAAATTCCCATCTGTAACTTCGCCAAATGTGCAGGAATCCAGTTTGGATGAAACAAATAGTTGCACTAGAAGACTATCAACCGCCTCTAAAgacgaaaatataaaaattgacGATGTACAAAATATAACATCAGTTGTTAAAACAACTCTTGTTACGTCGTCAGTGTTGAACAGCGAATTTAAGAAGGATCCGCCCCAAGTTACTAACGAATATATTTCACATAAGAGTGATATCTCTGATACTAAATATGTACACAGTATCAAACCTATATCCTCAGAAAATAACGATTTATACAAAAACAGTGAAGCTATTACCAAACCTACCTTAGATATTTCTGAATTGTATGGCTTGCCAGTTAATTGCTCTACACCAATGACTGGAAAAGTTAAAGAAACTTTGGTCACTTCGCCGGAACGTCGCTTATCAGTCATTACAAGTGAAGGTCAAGAAGATTCCGATGACGACTTGTCATTGGCGGTAATTTGTAAGCAAAAACGAAAAAATATTCTCAGAATAGATGAAATTAAAGATTTAAATAATTCGAAGAAAGATGACAATAATACACCAAAGAAAAAGGgcaagaaaagtaaaaaaaacgaaaagaatATACTTATAGCGCGTGACTCAACAGGGAGTAACAATAATAGTGTAATATCAGTTAGCCTGGATAATGATAAACCAAAATCCTTTATAGATATGGAAAGTGAACAACACCCAACAAAGGCAACTCTCGGGGAAAGCCTCAAACAGAAAAACCGCAAAATGCGCCGTAAAACTATAGCAAAAAATACGGAATCCGATACAAATGACGCAGAACCGAAGTCAGATATGGACAGCGTTGCGGTTTATAACAAGGACGATGAAGTCCGATTTGGTGGTAGCGTTGTAGAAGATCAAAGCTGTAAGCTTAACGATGATAGTAAACAGTATATTACTTCATCAAGAAAACGATCAAAAGTAAACGATGATATCATCATAAAAGATGTTGTCAATGCTGACATGATGCAAGAAAATAGTGATGTATCTAAAACTAAAGCATCACCTGTAAGACAAAAGAATAAGAAAAAGAAAAGAAGTCCGACATCACAACCAGACAGTATAACTGGTAGTAATCATGATGAAAAGAAGAACGAAGCAACCGAAGCCATCAGTAATAATGAGAAAGGTGACTCAAATTTGTCGGTTCCCACAAATACAAAAGAACTTGAGTCAATAGCTTGTCTGGAGGACACTTCACGCTCAATTGTATCAAGTAACATGGATAAAATTAATCTTCCTGCAGTTGTCATTCCTTTGACGTCTTGTTCTAGCCTCGCAGAAGCGACGATCATGACAACTCCATTGCGGCGCAGCAGAAGAGTAAGATCACGTAATAATTCAGTTACAGGGGAGGAGTTGCATGTTGACACAGTGCAGGAAAATAGAACTCCCCTGACAAAGAAGCAATTAATTTTTTCCAAATTATTATTAGATGAGGAAAAACTATTAGATGAAGAAAAAATATTAGACgaggaaaaaaaattgaaatctcCTGAAACTGATAACGTTGACGGCGATAAACGCTCCTCTGTTGAGAACGACGATAATTTAAGAAAATCTACTTCCGAGGTTGATACAAGTAATGTGATCGAGGATAACGTTACACATAGTAATGACAAAGAGAAAATCAAATCCGTCAAGCGTAAAAAGTCCGCTAACATAAAACGCAGAGTTAAGAAGAAGAAGCCTACTAATACTCAATTTAGTTGCGATGAAGATGAAGTTGAAAGTACTGATAACACTATGAAAGACCAGACTAAAGATTGTACTACAATATCAAACGAAAGACAAAAGCCTTGTGAAACACTTGATCGTTCTCTTGAAGAATCTAATATGTGCGTCGCTTCCACTTCTGATGCAGGCTCTTTAACATCACCAATCGAAAAACAGACTGAAGTAGACTCAGCGCTATCTATTGAAAAACGCAAAAGTGGTGATTTGCCTCTCGTCGAACTGTTATCAAGTTCACAgcctaaaaaaattaaactgaatGCCACCGAAGACGTTTCAGATGTGCAGTGTGTCATAAATGAAGATCAGTCACCATTTGCGAAAGAGCCTTTAAGTCCATCACATAGCATGAGCAATACAAATAATACTGTAGATGGTAATATTAGTAATTCCAAGAATGTGATTGAAGAAGCTGATACAATTCCTAATAAGGATGAAGAAAAACAATTAGGTCCTAAAAGTAATGAAAATAGTTCTCGTCCAAAAACATGTTACAACATGCCGGCCGCTGGCAGACGAACGCGGTCAAAGTCCGCTGTTATTAAGTCAGTGGTTTATGATCCATACGATATTGACCTGGACGATATGATTGAACACGCAGAGCCGTTGCGACAACTTAAAACAAGCACTGAATACAGATCGTCAATAAATGCTAAGCCATCTACCTGCTCTAAAGAAGCTAAAAGCGTTAAGGATTGTGAAGAATATAGTAAAAAGATTGAATTTAGTACGAAAAATGATGAAAGCGATTCTGACGACTCGTCGAAAAGTGACGTGCCATTGAAAAAATATGTAGAAGAAAAGGAAAAATCCATTTTAAACCACAAAAATAACGttgaaaatgaacttgacaGTGATTTGAAGTTAAGTAAAAAGAACTCTATTAGTGATAAGAAGAACCGACGTACCCTTGGTGTTTGTAATACTGAAGAAGGGATAGCTCAAGATGAAACAGAACAAGAACTACGGTCGGAACAATTTATGGAAAGTTTTGGATTCTTTTCAGAAAGGAAACCTCGGAAGTCGAATTTATTAGCGACTAAAAAGATATCAGAAACATTTCATATTATTGCTAACGATGAATTGAAACGTAAAGAGAAAAATGCTAAGAAAGAGCGAAACACGCAAAATGAAAACAGAAAATCTGTCGATAGAGACAACAATTCAAAAGGTACAAAGCAAATCGTATCTAAGAAAACTGTCAAAAGGGGTCGAAAGAAAAAATTCGACTACCGTCACTACACCGATTTCTTGCAATATATGTAA